The following are from one region of the bacterium genome:
- a CDS encoding response regulator, which translates to MARILIADDDESLRLLYQEEFSAEGHELHFAATGREAVELARQVRPDLIVMDIRMPEMDGLEAMGRIVAEDNEVPVIIYSAFPHHKEDFSSWLADAYLVKSMDLGELKRTIERTLSERGRR; encoded by the coding sequence ATGGCCAGGATCCTGATCGCGGATGACGACGAATCGCTGAGACTGCTCTATCAGGAAGAGTTCTCCGCCGAAGGCCACGAGCTGCATTTCGCCGCCACCGGGCGCGAGGCCGTCGAACTGGCCCGCCAGGTGCGACCGGACCTCATCGTGATGGACATCCGCATGCCGGAGATGGACGGCCTGGAGGCGATGGGGCGCATCGTGGCCGAGGACAACGAGGTCCCCGTCATCATCTACAGCGCCTTTCCGCACCACAAGGAGGATTTCTCCAGCTGGCTGGCGGACGCCTACCTGGTCAAGTCCATGGACCTGGGCGAGTTGAAGCGGACCATTGAGAGAACCTTGAGCGAGCGTGGCCGGCGCTGA